The following proteins come from a genomic window of Pseudomonas hygromyciniae:
- a CDS encoding transcriptional regulator produces MHLKEALAGALRGARAHQGLSYEELAGATHRTYVGKLEQARANATLEKLDEIADYLGLDLLTMVTLAIAAQGDELPSQALQRTALRIREFEMSGGWQLVEEQFSDGKLIKRSQGKPKQPLYADYVRALKAQGFDRKTIAEKLGIARSTVQKYWNT; encoded by the coding sequence ATGCATCTGAAAGAAGCGCTGGCAGGAGCATTGCGTGGAGCTCGTGCTCATCAGGGGTTGAGTTACGAAGAGTTGGCGGGGGCAACGCACAGAACGTACGTGGGGAAGCTTGAGCAGGCCCGAGCGAACGCGACGTTGGAGAAACTGGACGAGATCGCTGACTATCTAGGCCTCGACCTTTTGACTATGGTTACTCTCGCCATTGCGGCTCAGGGTGACGAGCTCCCTTCGCAAGCCCTGCAACGTACTGCCTTGCGAATCAGGGAATTCGAGATGTCCGGAGGGTGGCAGTTGGTAGAGGAGCAATTCAGTGATGGAAAGCTCATCAAGCGCTCCCAGGGAAAGCCTAAGCAGCCGCTTTATGCAGATTACGTTCGAGCCCTGAAAGCGCAAGGTTTCGACAGGAAAACAATCGCTGAAAAGCTTGGCATTGCCAGAAGCACAGTCCAAAAATATTGGAATACATAA
- a CDS encoding CsbD family protein — MKSEQVEGVAEKLAGKAQSTVGKLIGDSKMEAEGAGHQAAGQLTKTYGDTLNSVSTFVKEKPVAALAIGAAALILINRIFRR, encoded by the coding sequence ATGAAGAGCGAACAAGTTGAAGGTGTAGCAGAAAAGCTGGCCGGCAAGGCGCAGAGCACGGTCGGGAAACTAATTGGTGATTCGAAGATGGAAGCTGAAGGTGCGGGACATCAAGCGGCTGGTCAGCTGACTAAAACCTATGGCGATACACTGAATAGCGTATCCACGTTCGTTAAAGAAAAACCAGTCGCCGCCCTCGCGATTGGTGCTGCAGCGTTGATCTTGATAAATCGCATTTTTCGTCGTTGA